One genomic region from Sciurus carolinensis chromosome 2, mSciCar1.2, whole genome shotgun sequence encodes:
- the Riox1 gene encoding ribosomal oxygenase 1, whose amino-acid sequence MDGLRTGAGLLRRGRLRRRRQPQPHSGSVLALPLRPRKIRRQLRRNVASRMAALRAQALPSEDSEDSRVESTADDLGDALPGGAAAATSPDASRREPYGHLGPAELLEASPAARSLQTPPAHLVEAQTPPARLGPASAPPTRLVEVTAAPARAVDPSTRLCASQHLAAAAPPGTPATLLGPQVDNSGRELPWDSPLQRVLAELSRIPSSRRRATRLFEWLIAPMPPEHFYRRLWEREAVLVRRQDPTYYQGLFSTADLDCMLRNEEVQFGQHLDAARYINGRRETLNPPGRALPAAAWSLYQAGCSLRLLCPQAFSTTVWQFLAVLQEQFGSMAGSNVYLTPPNSQGFAPHYDDIEAFVLQLEGRKLWRVYRPRVPNEELALTSSPNFSQEDLGEPVLQTVLEPGDLLYFPRGFIHQAECQDGVHSLHLTVSTYQRNTWGDFLEAILPLAVQAAMEENVEFRRGLPRDFMDYMGAQHSDSKDPRRTAFMEKVRVLVARLGHFAPVDAVADQRAKDFIHDSLPPVLTDRERALSVYGLPIRWEAGEPVNVGAQLTTETEVHMLQDGIARLVGEGGHLFLYYTVENSRVYHLEEPKCLEIYPQQADAMELLLRSYPEFVRVGDLPCDSVEDQLSLATMLYDKGLLLTKMPLSLN is encoded by the coding sequence ATGGATGGGCTCCGGACTGGCGCTGGACTGTTGAGGCGTGGGAGGTTGAGGCGCCGGCGCCAGCCCCAGCCACACAGTGGATCAGTCTTGGCCCTGCCCTTGAGGCCCAGGAAGATCCGAAGGCAACTGAGGAGAAATGTCGCGTCCCGCATGGCCGCGCTGAGGGCTCAGGCGTTACCGAGCGAGGACTCGGAGGACTCCAGGGTGGAGTCGACGGCCGACGATCTGGGGGACGCGCTGCCTGGTGGGGCGGCGGCAGCGACCAGCCCAGACGCGTCCCGGAGAGAACCATACGGCCACCTCGGGCCTGCAGAGCTGTTGGAGGCCTCGCCCGCCGCGCGCTCCCTGCAGACCCCACCGGCACACTTGGTGGAGGCGCAGACCCCGCCCGCGCGCCTGGGGCCGGCTTCGGCGCCGCCCACGCGCCTAGTAGAGGTGACTGCTGCACCCGCCAGAGCGGTGGACCCCTCGACTCGGCTGTGTGCTTCCCAGCACTTGGCGGCCGCCGCACCGCCCGGGACCCCTGCGACGCTCTTGGGGCCTCAGGTGGATAATTCGGGTCGGGAGTTGCCCTGGGACTCCCCGCTGCAGCGCGTCTTGGCTGAGCTGAGCCGCATCCCTAGCAGCAGACGGCGGGCAACGCGCCTCTTTGAGTGGCTCATCGCGCCCATGCCGCCGGAACATTTCTACCGGCGGCTTTGGGAGCGGGAGGCGGTGCTGGTGCGGCGGCAGGACCCCACCTACTACCAGGGCCTTTTCTCAACTGCCGACCTGGACTGCATGCTGCGCAACGAGGAGGTGCAGTTCGGGCAGCACCTTGATGCAGCGCGCTACATCAACGGGCGGCGCGAGACCCTGAACCCTCCCGGCCGAGCCTTGCCCGCCGCTGCCTGGTCCCTGTACCAGGCAGGGTGTTCCTTGCGCCTCCTCTGCCCTCAGGCTTTCTCGACCACCGTGTGGCAGTTTTTGGCTGTTCTTCAGGAGCAGTTTGGAAGCATGGCAGGCTCCAACGTGTATCTCACGCCGCCCAACTCTCAGGGCTTTGCCCCGCACTACGATGACATCGAGGCTTTCGTGCTGCAGCTGGAAGGTAGGAAACTCTGGCGTGTCTACCGTCCCCGGGTCCCAAATGAGGAACTGGCCCTGACATCTAGCCCCAACTTCAGCCAGGAGGACCTTGGTGAACCTGTGCTGCAAACCGTGCTGGAACCCGGAGATTTGCTCTATTTTCCTCGAGGTTTCATTCATCAAGCTGAATGCCAGGATGGAGTCCACTCTCTGCACCTTACAGTGTCCACGTACCAGCGCAATACCTGGGGTGACTTCCTAGAGGCCATACTGCCTCTGGCTGTGCAGGCCgcaatggaagaaaatgtagaatttcGGAGAGGTCTCCCTCGAGACTTCATGGATTACATGGGGGCCCAGCATTCGGATTCTAAGGATCCAAGAAGAACAGCTTTCATGGAGAAGGTGCGGGTCTTGGTTGCCCGTCTGGGACACTTTGCTCCTGTTGATGCTGTGGCTGACCAGCGAGCCAAAGACTTCATCCATGACTCTCTACCCCCTGTGTTGACTGATAGGGAGAGGGCATTAAGTGTTTATGGGCTTCCAATTCGCTGGGAGGCTGGAGAACCTGTAAACGTGGGAGCCCAGTTGACAACAGAAACAGAAGTTCACATGCTTCAGGATGGGATAGCTCGCCTGGTGGGTGAGGGAGGCCATTTATTTCTCTATTACACGGTGGAAAACTCTCGTGTTTATCATCTGGAGGAACCCAAGTGCTTGGAAATATACCCCCAGCAAGCTGATGCCATGGAACTCTTGCTTCGCTCCTACCCAGAATTTGTGAGAGTAGGGGATCTGCCCTGTGACAGTGTGGAGGACCAGCTTTCCTTGGCAACCATGTTGTATGATAAGGGGCTGCTGCTCACCAAGATGCCTCTATCTCTAAATTAG